GATAAGTAAATGTTCCACCTTTACTTCCTGACTTCAAGCACAGAGACTGCAGATTCCTCCTGTAAGGGAGGAGTTATATGTAATACATCTTATGTCTTGGGGGTTTTAAAAGGTTCCTTAGAATCTCTTAGCCTGTGCGCTATATATTTAATTCAAAGTGGTGCTTAATGCAGATACGCACCCTTTAATCTCATGGGGCTTGGGATAAATGATGTATTACTGTTCAGAAAGTTTGGTGAATTTGAGCACTACTGATTCTTCAACACCTCTGTTAGAATGGGGGATTCTGACACTATTTTCTGTGTATCAACAGCCGTGAAATACTCTACATATTGCTAGCCTTTATCTCTGGCATTCTGTCAACTGTCCTGATTTTCGCAATCATCTACCTCTTCAGAAAAAGTAAGTGGCGCAGTAGAGGGAACAACAAACAGCAGCTTGACCACCCGGGCCTGGTGGCAGAGAAGTGCTTTAACACCTCCTGCTGCCCGTCTTCACGTGGGCAGTGCCAGGTTTCCCTGCTCTCCGGGCTGCGTCTGACAGCGCTGGGGTTTCACAGTCACTTCTGCAGGTTATGTCTCCCCTGAATAATTAATGTATTGATGAACAGGTCACTCCTGGCAGTAACTCCTCACAAATCCTCCCAGGGGCTGCTCTCACGGAAGAGCTCACTTCAGCACTGATGAGTTGaggggtttgttggttgggttgggtttgaTGGGTTTTTGTCCTAACGCTGGTCACGCAGGATTCCTGTCAAATTAATTAGCCGCTCTCATCCAGCAGGTGGGCAGGGACTCGGGCTACCAAGCTGCTCACTTTGCAGTGAAGGGCTGTGACAGATTTTATAAGCCACGTCTAAGCCCCGCGCGTTCTGGTGCCGCTCTGTCGCCCCACTCTCGCTCCGCTGTCTCCACTCGCGGTGCGGACAGCTGAGACTGCTATCCCTCTCCCTCCTAGAGCGTGAAAGGTCCCACCAGAACTTACAGGAGCGAGTCCCCTCCCTGACAGGGACTGAGGAATCCGCTGAGAACATCCAGGTAAAGGTCACAACTGTTATTGCTAATACTTTATGCAGAGGCCTCATCTTCTTGATAGAATGGTAAATATTAATTCTGGGGGGGAGGAAAGAGGTTTGCTCTTGTGTTGCTCAAGTGTTTGTCGACAGTTCTTTTGACTAAGGAAAAGTGCTTTCTTTTGTGATCCGAGGCTTCAGCCTGTGTTTATAGTAGTCCAGGGAGTTACCTGAGGAGGTACCTGGACAGTAAGAGGGAAGATAGTTGTCACAGGGCTCAAATGCCATGTTCTCCACATATTTCCAGGATTCTGGGGCTTAACTAAACCCCTAATTAAGCAGGTTAGGGGAAATCTTTTTAAAGGGCAAGCGTTTCTGCAGTTCTCCTTCGTGATACTGATTCTTTGGAAGCCCCTAGTGCAGAGTTGGCCCAGGATCCCGCGCTGGCCTAACAGCTGCTCCAATCCAGCATGTGCAGGGACAGACTGTGACCACGTATGGTGTGGAGCATTGAGGACaaattaaaagcaggaaattCATGCTGAGATGCAGTGCTTGCACACTCTCTAATGTTTGCAGCTTCTCTCACATCCCCAGAATGAGGTTGCCTACACCACTCTGGTCTTCCAGCGGAGTCAGACACCAATGGCTGTGTCATGATGAAGTTTCTGGTGAAATGAAGACGCTTGCACTGTCTGAACATCAAACGCTACCAGAACGTTACGTCAAGGCCTGTAGTACCCTGAGAAATGCCAGCACTGCCGTATGTAACATCAGCTCATTTTATGGTTATACGGGGAAACTAATGCCTCCGATGTCAAACTGTTTGCCAACAGTTTTGGACAAATTGCTTTTTATACCAGATTTCCTCATCTGTAGAAATCTCACTGCACTTGTAAAGTTTCCATTTGTGTGTTTGCCGTTGCTTTGAACTAAAGAGAATTGAAAAATGGAAACGTTACTCTGTGCCTATTCatgtctgttttccttttctgtcactgACTATAGCATTTTTCTTGGTTCTTGATTGCCAAACACTCTGATTAGTTATTTGCTGCTTATTGAAGTTACGATAATGGAATGTTTGTATGCAAATGTCTGCCTCCTGATTGGGTCATATAAAAGAAATGCACAGTAACAGTGTGACAGTCGGAAGTTCTGGAAACTTTCATTCATGTGTTATTACCCGTAATGTTCTAAATACATggtaaaaagttaaaaatcgtcCCCTTTTCATAAACTGGGGAATAAGTTACCACTAGTGACTCGGTCTTAGCAGCCCCAGAGAAGCTTCTCTGCATGTTCCTGTGCCCACGGGTGGGAGGTTTGCTGCAGTGATCTCCAGCTGTCATTCAGTGTTCTCCTGCAAGGCTGAATGGGAGCGAAGTTTCCTGCTGCCTCAGCCCTCTGGGCTTCAGAAGCCTCCTTGTTTCTGGTCACTGGAGAGTCTCAGATTCCTGCAGGTACTTTTCTGAAAATGCAAATGTTGCTGATTCACAGGCTTAAACCTGTCAAGGAATTGGCCGGATGGTGGCACTCAGAGCTGTGGTCAATGCCTCGATGTCCAGGTgcagagcagtgacgagtggtgtcctcaggggtcagggttgggacTGGCTCTGTTTAACATCGTTGTTGGGGatgtggacagtgggattgaggcaccctcacCATGTTCAccaacaacaccgagctgtgtggtgcagcggacaggctgagggaagggatgtgccatccagagggacctggacaggctggagaggtgggacatgcaaacctcatggagctCAACAGGGCtgagtgcaaggtcctgcccgtgggtcgcgGCGATCCCAAGCACAActaggctgggtgaggagtgggtggagagcagccccgagggaAAGGACTTGGGGGTCTTGGTGGGTGGAaaacgtgtgctcacagcccagaaggccactctgtgaggggggtgaggccctggcacaggctgcccagagcagctgtggctgccccctccctggaagggttcaaggccaggttggacggggctttgggcaacctgggctggtggaaggtggccctgcccagggcagggggtggcactggatgggctttaaggtcccttcccacccaaaccagtctgtgagtTTCTGATTCTGTGTTTGCACACGTGCATTGTGTGAGAATCTCTTAGGCAGGACAAGTGCCTCGGGTCCTGCAGCCTCCCCTGCGTGGCTGCTGAAGCCAGCGAGAGGCTTCAAAGGACCGAGACTGgctgtgccagctgatggcagcaTGCAGCCGCAGATGGGCAGCTGGATTTAGCTCGGCTGAGATGGGGCGGGTTCGGTGGCTTTCCGAGGAGCGGCAGCAGAGCGGCGGCTCCTCCTCTGCCGCTCGCTCCGGAGGCTGACTGAAGCTGGGGAGGTCCAGGGGCCACGGAAAAGCAGGTGCACAGACACCGTTACATTCTGAAATCCGGCTTGAGAGGCGTCACGGTGGAAGCTGCTGGCTGTTTTACAGGGTCAGGAGTAGAACTTGCTGATCTTCATTTTGATGTTATCTGCACTCAGTCATGGCAGTTTCTTCAAGCACTATCTAATAGAGAAAACACCAGAGTACTCTCTAAATGTGCAGTTGAGGAGAGGTTCCTGAAGGATGATTGTGGTTGGCacacaattattatttttttagttaatAATAATGTTACTCTGCTGCCTGACAGCAGCTGAGAAATAAGAAGGCCTGAAAATTCACCTGGCTTGCACAGGTGTAACTTCATACTAACAAGCATGCTGCTACCTTCCTGTGTTAGAAATTCAAGAAAAGGTGACTCGGCACAGGCTTCCCCCCCAGCTCCAAGACCAGCTAGGATGTTGTTTTCACGTAGATGTTTCCTCACTGTGAATTTTACTGAGACTTGGCTCAACCATTCCACGTGCTTTGTGACATGCTGCTAACCACAGTGCAGCTGTTCTGTGTGCTTACCTAGACAGCTGACCGTGGTACGGCCCTCGAGGTGGAGGCTGACAGAGAGTGTTTGTTGTGTGGCTGCCAGCGAGTCCCAGACTCACCCCAGAGCATCTGTCTGTCTCTCCCTTTCTCGTGCCCAGAGCTCTGTGTAGTCGTACACAGCTTTAATGGTAGCCATCAGCCAACCCTTTGGTAGCCATCAGCCAACCCTTTGTTTTACAGACAGAGGAATCTGGGACGGCTGCATCTGCTCGTCAGAATAGAGGAGGGGTTGCACGTCCTGTGTTTTGCTCTTCCATTTTCACTATTTCAGTAGGTTTCTGCTGGAGGTGTTTGTATTTGTGGTCTCCCACAGGACAAGCTTTCACTGCAGGAATCTGCAAGGAGTTTGCCTGGGTATGGAAAAGTCCGTTGTCCAGCCCTGGGAGGAGGGCGGGTGGAAGTGGCTCACGGGTTCAGCAGTGCTTTGAAGGATGCACGGGCAGCAGTGGCCTGTGACATTCCCTGGCATTTTGGAGTCGACGTCCGGTTGCAGCGTGGAAAGGATGGGCTCCGAGGGCTCCAGCCATGACGTTGGCGTGACTGTCAGGCTGCGTTTCCCTCTGCCAGCCATGAGTCAGCTCTCGTGGGAGAGCAAAACCCTTTGTTCTCCCTGAGTGATATTTGTCTACACGTGGACTGTTGGTATGTGCCCTCGCCCAGCTTCACGTCTAGTTTTAGCGTTACTCAGCCTGTTTGATCTCTCTCTGGGGCTGAACACAACAATTACCAGAGTGGCTGCTGGAAGTGGGAACCAGGGACCTAGACCTGCGTGAAGGTTTTTCtagctggcagcagccccctccGCCACGGgacggctgctcctctggctgaCCCACAGGGAGAGGCTGCAGCCACTCTTGCTTCTTCACTGAAAggtgagctgctgcctggggctcCCTCCTGGGGGgctgagcaggggcaggagctcgCCGAGGCTGTTCTCTGCAGCTCCTTTCTGCAGGCAGGACAGTTTCCCCTGCTCACAGTCCTCCccatttctgttctttctgtgtgTACTTATGCCTCCTTCTCTTGGGGTTTGTCAGGCAGCCTGCTGAGAATTCAGTGTGGTGTTGCTccttttttactgtatttctcaAGAATACATAGGCAAAATTTGCTGTGCATCATTCTAGTGAATATTCTGTTCTTTATGTGGGACCTGTTTTTCTGCTGAAAGCAATCGGCTTTATCAACTGATAATGAGAGATCATGCAGCAAAACTCTGATGTACTTATGCAGTGACTTCCTTTGCTGGCCTGTTTATTAACAGAATTAAACTGTATAACAGGGCAGAGCTTTGGCCTGTGACAAGGGTTACATCAGATAATAAATTGGGAAGTCTGATCTCAGCTAAAGGAGCAGACGTCAACACTTTCTGAGATAAATAACTGAATGATGcactcccttttctcctttttctagaccacttttaatatttaaagataGCAAAAAAAGAGCCTGGCCTTTAATGACCTATTTTTGGTTTGACCCACATTGCCTAAAAACAGGCTCTGTGAGCTGTGGTGTAATGCTCACTGCAAATTCGGTGCTGTCCTAGTCAGGACACCGACTAAAACAGCCCGGAGATTCCATGCGGGCTGCTTTTATGAATGTCATGGGAGACGAGCAGGCTGAATTAATATAAAATTCCTCTAATGTTTATTGTTATTCATGAGAGTGTGACAACACTGACTGTAGCACAAGTAGACCACACTCAAATTTAGTCTAAATTGACAGAGAAGACAAAGGGTGTAAGAACAGTCCGTGAGGACACGCCTGGATTGCAAGCTGCTCTATTACCACCACCAAAGAACACTCCCTATTCTTCAGTGGGCCCAACAAGTCCTTatgtagaaaaaaacaacactggACAAGATTTCTCTTAAGTATCTcatctgtattttgaaattattcaaTACAAAGACATATATTGACACATATTTACACACACCTTTAGAGTAGTCTTCAGATCCGTAACAGGCTGCTacaaaaagagcagcaaaaaacACAGAGGAGCTTTGCAGCAAACTACATTTAAATTGGGTGTCAGGAAAACAGCTTGAGACTGTGGGCAGAATTAAGCATGGGACTGTGCTGTGCAAGAAGAATCcccaaaatggattttttttttagtaacaaaTTAGGAAAATGTGGCTTTGATGGTTGTGGGATAGTGGGTCCTATCCTTGGTCAGGtagctgggggaggaaggaagaactTAAAGCtttccttggtttattttttgacAGCCATCTCTTCCTGGCGTGCTCCCCCATCCCAGCGTATCTCATTAACAAATAGCTTCAGTGTGTTCGGCAGTTCTGCTCTTGCCCGGTGCTCGATGCCTGAGGTCAATTTTGCAGGCTTCTGGCGTGAGCATTGTCTTGATTTAAAAGTGATTAATGTCTCCCACTGCAGGACCTCTCCCAAAGAAGAGGAGGGTCACCAAAGTCAGTGCAGCTCCTGGCTGTTCAGCTGAGATGGTCGGCGGTGGGTGAGGGTGGTTTCACAGCGCGGGTCACCGGCAGGTGACGGTGtcacaggagatgttatagtttTACCGGGCAGGTGCTattggatgggaaaaaaaagtcgGGAGGAGTCTGGCTGTGTGTAGGAAAAGGGTCTATAACTGGGCAAAAAGAAATCAAGATTATAGCAAAAAGAATTCTCAGCCTTGAGTTAAAACTGGAAATGACCCAGCCCTGTTTTTTACCAGCTCACTGTGGAGCCAAGCCAGGGGGCTAGGAGCACAAGTGGTTTGGCTTGTGCTTGAGCCAGTTGGTATTGGCTTGGGCCAATAAATGAAAACCAGGTGGTCCTGTTAAATGAAGATGCTTGCCTGGAAGATCTGGGCTTGGTACAGCACCCACCAAGCAGAATTCTCTGGGGTACACTAATGCAGAAGATCATGAATGATCCTTTTGAGCTTAATGTCAAATGTGCATCAGCTTGCCTAAGGGGAGCTTGTCCTTGTCGTGAAACAGTTCGTGCGAGAGCGGGAGGAGATGAAACAGAACACACATTTTCCCATGAGTTCCTTATCAAAGCAAGTGGTTTATCAATGGTCTGGTACATACTGGCAGGTCAAGATTTGTTCTTTGTTTATGACTGTTGGTCTGTTGTTTGCTCTGTAAGAACTGGGGCTGGTTTTTTGCACAGGATATAGGTCCTTAAAATTAAAAGGTACGTGGTTTTGAACTTCTTTATCTTGCAAGCGTAGACAATGGGGTTCATGGCAGAGTTGGCATGGGATAACAGGATTCCCAAGTACATCAAATACGGGGGGATCTGACACTCAGGGCAAAAATAGGAAACACAGTTTATAATGCACAGAGGCAACCAGGATATCGCAAACAGGAAGAGAACAAGCGCTAGAGATTTGGCTGTCTTGAACTCCTGTCCGTAAAAACCTCCCGCCCCTCTCGCATTGGTTGTACCTTGACTTAGCTTTGTCCGGATGATGTGAAAGATTTCAGCATACAGAGCACTCATGATGAGCAGAGGGACAAGGGTCCATGTGAAGAAGCCAAAATATACCATGTAATCCATCCTCATCACAGAGGTAAATTGACACCTGAGAAAGTCAGAGTCTCTTGGTTCTGTCTTGTTCCATCCAAACATGGGGATTAATCCTACCAGCAGGGACACAGACCAGCACAAACCCAGTGCCCACCAAACTCTTCTTTCTGTAGTGATTATTTTGTATCTGTTGGGGAAGAAAACACAGGTTGTGTTAAACAGAAGGGTTTAAAAATAGTTAAGGATGGTTTCAAGAACTGAGGTGTTCAAATACCACAGGTTCATCGTCACAAAACGGagcattaactttttttctgCGGGGAAACCGAATCTTCATACGAGCCCTAACTCTTCATTTGTAACAATTACTTAGAGCACCCATGAGGAGAACTATGTTTAACTTCCCCTGTTTATAATTGGATCTTTTCAGCtatttcatttcttgtttcaCTATGATCTGAGTGCTCCTCTTGCCTAGATACTGTTTTTTCCACTATTAGCAGTCCTGTCTTATTCCTCAGCTTCCCTGGGCGTACCTTGCTCTTTACATTTGCTTTATGCCATTTGTGGGACCAAGCTGTTCtttcattcttcagttttatAGGTCCTTTCCCCATAAGAAATATGACTTGTTTAATGCTTGAGGTTACGCTTTCCATTTCTAGCTTACGGACTTTTGCATTCAAGTATGAAAAGTTAATGACTTCTTATAGTTAGCCCTGAGTAAGTCTGTTACTTCTTTTGTATTTTCAGCAAACACTAACAGGAATTTTATTTAGCAGACTAGCCTCCCAAGAAAGCCATAGCACTCTTAGCATCCTGTTGGTCAACTGTTTGACCACGGACTCATCCTGTGGCCAAATTCTGATGGGCAATGACACCGAGCTGTCAGCCCCACACAAGCGCCCCGGGGGCTGCCCACGGTACATTATTAACTGCAGGGAGTGGTTCCTGTTCTAGAAAACTCATCTCGGTTGGGCGTTTAGGGACAGGTATTTTCTCCATGTGCAAGCATGCATTTAGAGTAAGTATTTGCTACAAAAGGGCCAAGCTGAGGAGAGAGGAGGTGGCACCCGTGGCGCAGAGGCTGGCATGGGAAGGTTGGCAGGAGCAGGGGGCCTGTGGTGGCCCAGAGCTCACCTGGTTGGCAGCTTCACTCGCAGGTACCTGTCGATCGCGATGGCCAGGAGGGAGAGGATGGATGCGTTAGTGAAAACCACCATCAGGCAGCACATGAATAGGCAGGTGTAGAAGTGGACGCTGATGCCCAGACTCACCACGATGGCCAGGGGCACCACGAGGATCCCCACCGCGATGTCGGCCAGCGCCAGGGAGACGATGAAGTACAGAGTCGTGTTCTGGAACGTCGAGTTCAGCTTCACCACCCAGATGACCAGGATGTTACCCAAAGTGGCAGACAGAGCAACCAAGCACTCGGTACCGATGTAAATCCCGTCCAGGCTGCTGAGCTCCAGGCTGTCGTTTGGCATGGCGAGTTGCTGGAGACGCTCCCACCCTGGCCTGAGCTGCAGAAGGGACCATGGGCATCGATGACTCTGTGTGGGATTGCTCCTCGGTGTCTGGTGATCGGTTGTTGCAGCAACTCTCCAGCGTGtgaacctcttccagtgtttcacgTCCTCCACGCTTGGGCAGCAAATCAGCTGTTGCCTTTCCACAGACTTGCAAATACCTTAGTGCCCAGGAAACGTTCCCCCTTCTGGACCCATCTCTGGAAGCTCACAGCATCCCTTCAGCAGCCTGATACCAGTAAAGTACTTTAGAAAGCtattttgaaggggaaaaaaatagaaaagtttcTACAAGCCTGCTTACTAGCAACTTATAAACAAACACTTTAACTGCTTCCTCTTCCAAGCCACAGTTTTAGAAGTGGGAGAACTGTAACCAGAGTTGACTGTGCAAAGCTGCCCCTTATCAACCTAGATAATCGCTCTGCAGTCGCTATAGGAAATGAGGCAGTTCAGGGGGTGTTAGAAGGGTGTTTCGTTAAATTCCAATACTTGATTTAATTCAGAGTATGCCATTTC
This window of the Athene noctua chromosome 23, bAthNoc1.hap1.1, whole genome shotgun sequence genome carries:
- the ADORA3 gene encoding adenosine receptor A3, with the translated sequence MPNDSLELSSLDGIYIGTECLVALSATLGNILVIWVVKLNSTFQNTTLYFIVSLALADIAVGILVVPLAIVVSLGISVHFYTCLFMCCLMVVFTNASILSLLAIAIDRYLRVKLPTRYKIITTERRVWWALGLCWSVSLLVGLIPMFGWNKTEPRDSDFLRCQFTSVMRMDYMVYFGFFTWTLVPLLIMSALYAEIFHIIRTKLSQGTTNARGAGGFYGQEFKTAKSLALVLFLFAISWLPLCIINCVSYFCPECQIPPYLMYLGILLSHANSAMNPIVYACKIKKFKTTYLLILRTYILCKKPAPVLTEQTTDQQS